The Methylomonas koyamae genome has a segment encoding these proteins:
- the ruvA gene encoding Holliday junction branch migration protein RuvA, whose product MIGFLRGKLIHKAPPQLLLDVQGVGYEVEAPMNTFYDLPALGEEVRLHTHLIVREDAHILFGFVSEGERSLFRTLIKVNGIGPKLALTILSGQTTEEFYRCIDDNDVKALVRLPGVGQKTAERLIVEMRGRLPELHKFSAREPGGGQTEVAKGSAKQEAVSALCALGYKPQDAARMAQAVASEDSSCEDIIRAALRGAVR is encoded by the coding sequence GTGATCGGCTTCCTCCGCGGCAAACTGATCCATAAGGCGCCGCCGCAATTACTGCTCGACGTGCAAGGGGTCGGCTATGAAGTCGAAGCGCCGATGAATACCTTTTACGATTTGCCGGCTTTGGGCGAAGAAGTCCGATTACATACGCATTTAATCGTGCGGGAAGATGCGCATATTCTGTTCGGTTTCGTCAGCGAAGGCGAGAGAAGCCTATTCAGGACATTGATCAAAGTTAACGGCATCGGACCCAAATTGGCGTTGACTATTTTGTCCGGACAAACAACCGAAGAATTTTACCGCTGCATCGACGATAACGATGTCAAAGCTTTGGTGCGCTTGCCCGGAGTCGGACAAAAGACCGCCGAGCGTTTGATCGTGGAGATGCGCGGGCGTTTGCCTGAGCTGCATAAATTTTCCGCCCGCGAGCCGGGCGGCGGCCAAACAGAAGTCGCCAAAGGCTCTGCCAAGCAGGAGGCCGTCAGCGCGTTATGCGCGTTGGGCTACAAACCGCAGGATGCGGCGCGGATGGCGCAGGCGGTTGCCAGCGAAGATAGCAGTTGCGAAGACATCATTCGTGCGGCATTACGCGGAGCGGTTAGATGA
- the serA gene encoding phosphoglycerate dehydrogenase yields MKKILISDKLAEDGVNFLNAQEGIQIHIQTGLDEDELCELIPEYDALLIRSDTQVTRRVLQCATKLKVVGRAGIGVDNVDLEAATEQGVIVMNTPDANATTTAELAIAHMFSLSRNLPVANFSVRQGKWERAKLMGAEIAHKTLSILGFGTIGRIVAQRGHGLGMRVIAYDPYVAPDVFAKHGAEMVDLDALLKQADYLTLHCPLLEKTKNIIGRQQLAMMKKTARLINCARGGLVDEAALYDALKEGRIAGAALDVYENEPPADSPLLGLENIVFTPHLGASTKEAQIAVSVEIARQVVKYLQTGEAVNALNLPRLSAEELNEAQPFMNLANILGKVLVGLIDQPIEKLEVAVFGKAAQVKIRPISAEAMVGMFKGRLSTPVNRVNVENIAKRQGIALVESQTEEAEGYQSLIKITGYCADKEVSLSGTLLGHQHPRLVGINHFEIEVVPEGTLLITRHDDKPGVIAAISSILGMANINITRMQVSIADQNQLAMMVISVSDPLNEQVLRSVCEVPAVHTARQIVL; encoded by the coding sequence ATGAAAAAAATTCTGATTTCCGACAAGCTCGCGGAAGACGGCGTCAATTTTTTGAATGCTCAGGAAGGCATTCAAATTCATATTCAGACCGGGCTGGATGAGGATGAATTATGCGAATTGATTCCCGAATACGATGCATTGTTGATCAGAAGCGATACCCAGGTCACTAGGCGAGTTTTGCAGTGCGCTACCAAGCTAAAAGTGGTTGGGAGAGCCGGCATCGGAGTCGATAACGTCGATTTAGAGGCCGCTACCGAACAAGGGGTTATCGTGATGAATACGCCGGATGCGAACGCGACCACCACGGCGGAATTGGCGATTGCTCACATGTTCTCGTTAAGCCGGAATTTACCCGTCGCCAATTTCTCAGTTCGGCAAGGAAAATGGGAGCGGGCCAAGCTGATGGGGGCAGAGATTGCCCACAAGACGTTATCTATTTTGGGTTTCGGCACTATCGGCCGAATCGTTGCCCAGCGGGGGCACGGTTTGGGTATGCGGGTAATCGCTTACGATCCGTACGTCGCTCCGGACGTGTTCGCTAAACACGGTGCCGAAATGGTCGATCTGGATGCCTTGCTTAAACAGGCAGATTATTTGACGCTGCATTGCCCTCTATTGGAAAAGACTAAAAATATCATCGGCCGCCAGCAATTGGCGATGATGAAAAAGACGGCAAGGTTGATTAATTGCGCCCGCGGCGGTCTGGTGGACGAAGCGGCGTTATACGATGCGCTAAAAGAAGGGCGTATCGCCGGGGCTGCGTTAGACGTTTACGAAAATGAGCCGCCGGCTGACTCGCCTTTGTTGGGATTGGAAAATATCGTATTTACCCCTCACCTTGGAGCCTCAACCAAGGAAGCGCAAATTGCAGTCAGCGTCGAAATTGCCCGTCAGGTGGTCAAATACTTGCAAACCGGTGAAGCGGTTAATGCCTTGAATCTGCCCAGGCTGTCAGCCGAAGAGCTGAACGAGGCGCAGCCCTTTATGAATTTGGCCAATATTCTGGGCAAAGTCTTGGTGGGTTTGATCGATCAGCCGATCGAAAAGCTGGAAGTTGCAGTCTTCGGTAAGGCAGCCCAAGTCAAAATCCGGCCGATCTCGGCGGAAGCCATGGTGGGCATGTTTAAAGGGCGGCTTTCGACTCCGGTTAACCGGGTCAACGTCGAAAATATCGCCAAGCGCCAGGGTATCGCACTGGTCGAGTCGCAAACCGAAGAAGCGGAAGGTTACCAGTCCCTGATTAAGATCACCGGATATTGCGCGGATAAAGAAGTATCGTTGTCCGGGACGTTGCTGGGCCATCAACATCCTCGGTTGGTCGGCATTAATCATTTCGAAATCGAAGTCGTGCCGGAAGGTACTTTGTTGATCACCCGGCATGACGATAAACCCGGTGTGATTGCGGCGATCAGTTCAATACTCGGTATGGCCAATATTAATATCACTCGGATGCAAGTCAGTATCGCCGACCAAAACCAGTTGGCGATGATGGTGATCAGCGTTTCCGACCCTCTAAACGAACAAGTGCTGCGAAGTGTATGCGAAGTGCCGGCAGTTCACACGGCGAGGCAAATCGTATTATGA
- the pal gene encoding peptidoglycan-associated lipoprotein Pal — MRFNKTYLALAMSAVLIASGCSSTDEEGGLADSTQGTDASTSGYNDGSMAGSQFGSGNGYSSGSGSHLGPEFSDPNNPLSKQIIYFELDSSQVKQEYVPVVAAHARYLASHPNQHVILSGHADERGSSEYNIALGEQRAKSVERMMRSQGVTASQLEVVSYGEEKPAVSGHDESAWQMNRRVEVGYQ; from the coding sequence ATGAGATTTAATAAAACCTATTTGGCTTTGGCGATGAGCGCCGTGTTGATTGCCAGCGGCTGCAGCTCGACCGACGAAGAAGGCGGCTTGGCCGATTCCACTCAAGGTACTGACGCTTCGACCAGCGGTTACAACGACGGCTCGATGGCCGGCAGCCAGTTCGGTTCCGGAAACGGCTACAGTTCCGGCTCCGGTTCGCATCTGGGCCCCGAGTTCAGCGACCCGAACAATCCGTTGTCCAAACAAATCATTTATTTCGAGTTGGACAGCAGCCAAGTCAAACAAGAGTACGTGCCGGTTGTCGCCGCCCACGCCCGTTATCTGGCTTCCCATCCTAACCAACACGTGATTCTGTCCGGCCATGCCGACGAGCGCGGCTCCAGCGAATACAACATCGCGCTGGGTGAGCAACGTGCCAAATCGGTGGAAAGAATGATGCGCTCGCAAGGCGTCACCGCGTCGCAACTGGAAGTCGTCAGTTACGGCGAAGAAAAACCGGCGGTATCTGGTCACGACGAATCCGCTTGGCAAATGAACCGCCGGGTCGAAGTCGGTTACCAATAA
- a CDS encoding HAD-IB family phosphatase: MSFDVVCFDCDSTLSRIEGIDELARRNGIFDEVAALTDAAMNGELALEEVYAKRLELIKPDKASIDWLAALYISELVEGVVETVAALQANAKQIHIISGGLRQAILPLAAQLGIPEQHVHAVDIEFGADGGYLDFARHSPLAVSGGKARICRRLRMQHSSLVMVGDGKTDLEAKQAGAYMIGFGGVVRRPLVEDQADCYVADASLTAILPHVL; encoded by the coding sequence ATGAGTTTTGATGTGGTTTGTTTTGATTGTGACAGTACCTTGAGTCGAATAGAGGGAATAGACGAGTTGGCCCGGCGCAATGGCATATTCGACGAAGTGGCGGCGTTAACGGATGCGGCGATGAATGGCGAATTGGCGCTGGAAGAGGTCTATGCCAAACGTTTGGAATTGATCAAACCGGATAAAGCCTCGATAGATTGGTTGGCCGCTTTGTACATTTCCGAGTTGGTCGAGGGTGTTGTTGAAACCGTTGCCGCGTTGCAAGCCAATGCCAAACAAATCCATATTATCAGCGGCGGCTTGCGGCAAGCGATATTGCCGTTGGCGGCGCAGTTGGGTATTCCGGAGCAGCATGTGCATGCGGTCGATATCGAATTCGGCGCCGACGGCGGTTATTTGGATTTCGCCCGCCATTCGCCGCTAGCGGTCAGCGGCGGCAAGGCTAGGATTTGTAGAAGGCTGAGAATGCAGCATTCTTCCTTGGTCATGGTCGGCGATGGCAAGACGGATCTGGAGGCTAAACAGGCCGGAGCTTATATGATCGGATTTGGCGGCGTGGTCCGCCGGCCTTTGGTAGAAGACCAAGCGGATTGCTATGTCGCGGATGCGTCGCTAACGGCTATTTTGCCGCACGTACTGTAA
- the tolA gene encoding cell envelope integrity protein TolA: protein MRNFKPSFVLAVALHLLIVLLFSISFLTDRDEAQTAPPAEIIEATVIDGAAIDAEAERLKQNEENKRQAETARQQQLEDARKAEEQALQQAKKQRVLEEQKALEAAEKRKQEALAEQKRQEQLDAKRREEEKKLEEAKERRALEEKKAKEAAEKQKQAELDKQKELAEKQKQAEMEKQKELAEKQKQAEQERQKEAEKQKQAEKQKQQEAEREARLKEQKLAEEAKLKQQEAEAKKLEQEKKLQEQKAQEQKKLQQQKAEEAKREEQAQQAKAEKEKQLAEEKARAEKEKQAALAAEKAKQTAEAEARAKAEKERQAKLAAEKVEKERQAAEAEAKAKAEAEAKARAEKERQAKLAAEAAAKAKAEQERQAAEAAAKAKAEQERQAAIAAAQKAEQERQAAEAAAKAEQERLAAAAAEEARLNNLIKSKTEGAWIRPMGAAQGLKCTIQVKLLPSGDVMDAVVVGSSGDPIFDRSAENAVRKASPLPVPQDKILFNQKYRVFNLSFKPE, encoded by the coding sequence ATGAGAAATTTCAAACCTTCGTTTGTCTTGGCGGTGGCGCTGCACCTTTTGATTGTGCTGCTGTTCAGCATCAGTTTTCTGACCGATCGCGATGAAGCGCAAACCGCGCCGCCGGCCGAAATCATCGAAGCTACCGTGATCGACGGCGCGGCAATCGATGCCGAAGCCGAACGTTTGAAACAAAACGAAGAAAACAAACGGCAGGCGGAAACAGCACGCCAACAACAACTGGAAGATGCCCGCAAAGCCGAGGAGCAAGCCCTGCAGCAGGCAAAAAAGCAGCGGGTGTTGGAGGAGCAAAAGGCGTTAGAAGCCGCCGAGAAACGTAAGCAGGAGGCCTTGGCCGAACAAAAACGTCAGGAACAGTTGGACGCCAAGCGAAGGGAAGAGGAAAAAAAGTTAGAGGAGGCCAAGGAACGGCGGGCTCTGGAAGAGAAAAAAGCCAAGGAAGCCGCGGAAAAACAGAAGCAGGCGGAATTGGACAAGCAAAAGGAATTAGCCGAAAAACAGAAACAAGCCGAGATGGAGAAACAAAAGGAATTGGCGGAAAAGCAGAAACAGGCCGAACAGGAAAGGCAGAAGGAAGCCGAGAAGCAAAAACAGGCGGAAAAACAAAAGCAACAGGAAGCGGAACGGGAAGCCAGGCTCAAGGAGCAAAAACTGGCGGAAGAAGCCAAACTGAAACAACAGGAAGCCGAAGCCAAAAAACTGGAGCAGGAAAAGAAACTTCAGGAACAAAAGGCCCAGGAACAGAAAAAACTACAGCAACAAAAAGCCGAGGAAGCCAAACGCGAGGAACAGGCGCAACAAGCCAAGGCGGAAAAAGAAAAGCAGTTGGCTGAAGAAAAAGCCAGGGCCGAGAAAGAAAAACAAGCGGCGCTGGCTGCTGAAAAAGCCAAACAAACCGCGGAAGCCGAAGCCAGGGCAAAAGCGGAGAAGGAGCGCCAGGCCAAATTAGCGGCTGAAAAAGTCGAGAAGGAGCGGCAGGCGGCAGAAGCGGAAGCCAAGGCCAAGGCGGAAGCTGAGGCTAAAGCCAGGGCCGAAAAAGAACGGCAAGCCAAATTGGCTGCGGAAGCGGCAGCGAAGGCAAAAGCCGAGCAAGAACGCCAAGCGGCTGAAGCAGCCGCCAAAGCCAAAGCCGAACAGGAGCGGCAAGCCGCAATCGCCGCCGCGCAAAAAGCCGAGCAAGAGCGGCAGGCTGCTGAAGCAGCGGCAAAGGCCGAGCAGGAGCGCTTGGCTGCGGCTGCAGCCGAGGAGGCGCGCTTGAATAACTTGATTAAGAGTAAAACCGAAGGTGCCTGGATTCGGCCGATGGGCGCGGCGCAAGGCTTGAAATGCACAATTCAGGTAAAATTGCTGCCTAGCGGCGACGTGATGGATGCGGTCGTTGTCGGCAGTAGCGGCGACCCGATCTTCGACCGCTCGGCCGAAAATGCGGTCAGAAAGGCCTCGCCGTTGCCGGTGCCGCAAGACAAGATATTGTTCAACCAGAAGTACAGAGTTTTCAATTTATCGTTTAAACCGGAATAA
- the ybgC gene encoding tol-pal system-associated acyl-CoA thioesterase, producing MTLELSNAAAFNWPVRVYYEDTDAGGVVFYANYLKFFERARTEFLRSYGFEQDVLMAEQGVIFVVRSVKIDYLRPARFNEQLAVSAKVIEIKKTNLTFEQTVTRQEQILCTGEVRIACLDAQTMKPKPIPSVILEQLN from the coding sequence ATGACGTTAGAACTGTCCAATGCGGCGGCGTTCAACTGGCCGGTCAGGGTGTATTACGAGGATACCGATGCCGGCGGTGTCGTATTCTACGCAAACTACCTTAAATTTTTCGAACGGGCCAGAACCGAATTCTTGCGCAGCTACGGGTTCGAGCAAGACGTTTTGATGGCCGAGCAAGGCGTTATTTTTGTGGTTCGCTCGGTAAAGATCGATTATTTGAGGCCGGCTCGATTTAACGAGCAATTGGCGGTCAGCGCCAAAGTCATTGAAATTAAAAAAACCAACCTTACTTTTGAGCAGACCGTTACCCGCCAAGAACAAATTTTGTGTACCGGCGAGGTCAGGATCGCCTGTCTCGACGCCCAAACCATGAAACCCAAACCGATTCCCTCCGTTATTTTGGAACAATTAAACTGA
- a CDS encoding YebC/PmpR family DNA-binding transcriptional regulator, whose product MAGHSKWANIKHRKGAQDAKRGKIFTKLIREITVAAKGPGGGDVANNPALRAAIDKALGANMKRDTIDNTIKKAIGALDGANYEQVRYEGYGPGGTAVMVNCLTDNRNRTVADVRHAFSKHGGNLGTDGSVAYLFRKVGIISFSNEVDEDALMEAAMEAGAEDVVTNDDGSIDVFTTPEEYLNVKEAIVAAGLEPENAEITMHADTKTELDAEAAEKMLKLIDRLEDLDDVQDVYSNADISDEIMAAIG is encoded by the coding sequence ATGGCAGGGCATAGTAAGTGGGCGAACATCAAACATCGTAAGGGTGCGCAAGACGCGAAACGAGGCAAGATTTTTACCAAACTGATCCGGGAAATTACTGTAGCGGCCAAAGGTCCGGGTGGCGGTGACGTGGCCAATAATCCCGCTTTGCGCGCGGCAATCGATAAGGCGCTCGGCGCCAACATGAAGCGCGATACCATTGATAACACCATCAAAAAAGCCATCGGAGCCCTGGATGGGGCTAACTACGAGCAGGTGCGCTACGAAGGTTACGGCCCGGGCGGTACCGCTGTCATGGTCAATTGCCTGACCGATAATCGCAACCGTACCGTCGCCGACGTGCGGCATGCCTTTTCCAAACACGGCGGTAACTTGGGTACCGACGGTTCCGTGGCATATCTGTTTCGCAAGGTAGGCATTATCAGTTTCTCCAACGAGGTGGACGAGGATGCGCTGATGGAAGCCGCAATGGAAGCAGGTGCCGAAGATGTTGTGACTAACGACGACGGTTCTATCGACGTGTTTACCACGCCCGAAGAGTACTTGAATGTCAAGGAGGCTATCGTCGCCGCCGGTTTGGAGCCGGAAAACGCGGAAATCACGATGCATGCCGATACCAAAACCGAGTTGGACGCCGAGGCTGCCGAGAAAATGCTGAAATTGATCGACCGGCTGGAGGATTTGGACGACGTTCAGGACGTTTATTCGAATGCCGACATCAGCGACGAGATCATGGCCGCAATCGGCTAA
- the tolQ gene encoding protein TolQ: MNTDLSILTLVKEASFVVQFVMFILLSASIASWTFIFSKRKELKQAIEITDDFEDEFWSGVGLAELYKKMSSDRFEPEGIEKIFLAGYREFARMRQKGDVEPVVQVESAQRAMRIELARELDRLDETLPFLATVGSTSPYIGLFGTVWGIMNSFRALGEIKNATLANVAPGISEALIATAIGLFAAIPAVIAYNRFSTRLDRLAGRYELFIDEFVVLLQRQAHSK, translated from the coding sequence ATGAATACCGATTTATCCATTCTGACACTGGTCAAAGAAGCCAGTTTTGTCGTGCAGTTTGTTATGTTCATTCTGTTGTCGGCGTCGATTGCTTCGTGGACTTTTATCTTCTCCAAGCGCAAAGAACTGAAACAGGCCATCGAAATCACCGACGATTTCGAGGACGAGTTTTGGTCCGGAGTCGGTCTGGCCGAGCTGTACAAAAAAATGTCCAGCGACCGCTTCGAGCCGGAAGGGATCGAAAAAATCTTTCTAGCCGGTTACCGCGAATTTGCCAGAATGCGGCAAAAAGGCGACGTCGAACCGGTGGTTCAAGTCGAAAGCGCACAACGGGCGATGCGTATCGAGTTGGCCCGCGAATTGGACCGGTTGGACGAAACCCTGCCGTTTTTGGCAACGGTCGGTTCGACCAGTCCTTACATCGGCTTATTCGGTACCGTGTGGGGCATCATGAATTCGTTTCGGGCTTTGGGCGAGATTAAAAACGCCACATTGGCTAATGTCGCGCCGGGTATCTCCGAGGCGCTGATCGCCACGGCGATCGGTTTGTTTGCGGCGATTCCGGCGGTTATCGCCTACAACCGCTTCTCGACTCGGCTGGACCGTTTGGCCGGCCGCTACGAGTTGTTTATCGATGAGTTCGTAGTTCTTCTGCAAAGACAGGCACACAGCAAATGA
- the ruvB gene encoding Holliday junction branch migration DNA helicase RuvB produces the protein MESDRLVTASGTSEEERVDRAIRPKRLKDYVGQRELRQQMEIFIQAAVSRAEALDHVLIFGPPGLGKTTLANIVATEMNVNIRQTSGPVLDKAGDLAALLTNLQAHDVLFIDEIHRLSPAVEEVLYPAMEDYQIDIIIGEGPAARSIKLDLPPFTLIGATTRAGLLTSPLRDRFGIVQRLEFYSVEELSSIVKRSAQMLGIGMDGGGADEIACRSRGTPRIANRLLRRVRDFAEVKGNGVVTREVAAKALEMLKIDPQGFDMLDRKLLAAMIEHFQGGPVGLDTLAAAISEERGTVEDVLEPYLLQQGFIMRTPRGRVATHKAYSHFGLPLPKRAPGSDDIFSL, from the coding sequence ATCGAAAGCGACCGGTTGGTAACCGCATCCGGCACCAGCGAGGAAGAACGCGTCGACCGGGCGATTCGGCCGAAACGCTTGAAAGACTATGTCGGCCAGCGCGAATTGCGCCAGCAAATGGAAATATTCATCCAGGCGGCGGTCAGCCGTGCCGAAGCGTTGGATCATGTACTGATCTTCGGCCCGCCCGGATTGGGCAAAACCACATTGGCGAATATCGTTGCCACCGAAATGAACGTCAATATTCGGCAGACCTCCGGGCCGGTGCTGGATAAGGCCGGAGATTTAGCGGCGTTGCTGACCAATCTACAGGCTCACGACGTGCTGTTTATCGACGAGATCCACAGGCTCAGCCCGGCTGTCGAAGAGGTGCTGTATCCGGCTATGGAAGACTACCAGATTGATATTATAATAGGCGAAGGCCCTGCCGCCCGCTCTATCAAGTTGGATCTGCCGCCGTTTACGTTGATAGGCGCCACCACCCGGGCTGGGTTGCTGACCTCGCCTCTGCGCGACCGCTTCGGTATCGTCCAACGACTGGAGTTTTATTCGGTCGAGGAGCTGTCCAGTATCGTCAAACGGTCGGCACAAATGTTGGGCATCGGGATGGACGGCGGTGGTGCGGATGAGATTGCCTGTCGTTCTCGCGGCACGCCGCGCATCGCCAATCGCTTGTTGCGCCGAGTGCGCGATTTTGCCGAGGTGAAAGGGAATGGCGTGGTGACCCGCGAGGTTGCTGCCAAGGCGCTGGAGATGCTGAAAATCGATCCGCAAGGTTTCGATATGCTGGATCGCAAGTTGTTGGCGGCGATGATCGAACATTTCCAGGGTGGCCCAGTGGGCTTGGATACATTGGCGGCCGCCATCAGCGAAGAGCGCGGTACGGTGGAAGACGTGTTGGAGCCGTATTTGTTGCAGCAAGGATTCATCATGCGCACGCCGCGAGGGCGTGTCGCCACGCACAAGGCCTACAGTCATTTCGGTTTGCCTTTGCCCAAACGAGCGCCAGGTAGCGACGACATTTTTAGCCTATGA
- the tolR gene encoding protein TolR codes for MAEINVVPYIDVTFVLLMIFMITAPLVQTGVDVDLPQAEAESVDLQDQTPVIVSIKKDGSLYVDIGNGDEDADTPVDVDTVKTRVAAVFRNNPKAQLYVRGDHEVDYGSIVKVMVELKKTGAPKVGLMTSPPPESK; via the coding sequence ATGGCCGAAATTAACGTCGTTCCTTATATCGACGTCACTTTCGTGCTGTTGATGATATTCATGATTACCGCACCGTTGGTACAAACCGGCGTCGACGTCGATTTACCGCAAGCAGAAGCCGAATCGGTCGATTTGCAGGATCAGACACCGGTCATCGTTTCGATTAAAAAAGACGGCAGCCTTTACGTCGATATCGGTAACGGCGACGAAGACGCGGATACTCCGGTCGATGTCGACACCGTCAAAACCCGGGTGGCGGCGGTGTTCCGCAATAATCCGAAGGCGCAACTGTACGTGCGTGGCGACCACGAGGTCGACTACGGCAGTATTGTCAAGGTCATGGTGGAACTGAAAAAAACCGGTGCGCCGAAAGTGGGTTTGATGACTTCGCCGCCGCCCGAGAGCAAATAA
- the ruvC gene encoding crossover junction endodeoxyribonuclease RuvC, giving the protein MVRILGIDPGSRITGYGVVETTPRGIKYLASGCIRVQSDNFPERLQQIFDGVSQIIELYRPEQMAIEQVFMHKNADSALKLGQARGAAICATMNRRLPVFEYAARQVKQALVGKGNADKLQVQHMVKILLNIQGELQIDASDALAVGLCHSHYQETAKRLQQVGS; this is encoded by the coding sequence TTGGTCAGGATACTGGGCATAGACCCCGGCTCGAGAATTACCGGTTACGGTGTCGTCGAGACGACACCGCGTGGCATCAAATACTTGGCTAGCGGTTGCATTCGGGTGCAGTCCGATAATTTTCCGGAGCGGTTGCAGCAAATCTTCGACGGCGTCAGCCAGATCATAGAGTTGTACCGCCCCGAGCAGATGGCGATTGAACAGGTTTTTATGCATAAGAACGCCGATTCGGCCTTGAAGCTCGGCCAAGCTCGCGGTGCCGCGATTTGTGCGACGATGAACCGGCGGCTACCGGTGTTCGAATACGCCGCGCGCCAAGTCAAGCAGGCGCTGGTCGGCAAAGGCAATGCGGACAAGCTGCAAGTGCAGCACATGGTGAAGATCTTATTGAATATTCAAGGCGAGTTACAAATTGATGCCAGCGACGCACTGGCAGTTGGCCTGTGCCATAGCCATTACCAGGAAACCGCGAAGCGTCTGCAGCAGGTGGGTTCGTGA
- the tolB gene encoding Tol-Pal system beta propeller repeat protein TolB translates to MLLIKRVFIGGFIASLLSVAQAAGLTIEITKGSQTAVPIAIVPFAQQGSIGNVKLSDVVSSDLAGSGFFKTLAEDDMLTKPSEPERVNFKDWQVLGQDYMTIGQVVGNGNSFNIQFYLFNVHNGQLLMGYRLTAGANELRRAAHHISDLIYEKLTGRKGAFNTRIAYVTSLARGNGKQYMLQVADADGYNPRTIAESPEPIMAPAWSPDGSKIAYVSFHTKRSEIWVQTLATGQRESVSAYPGINGAPAFSPDGSRLAITLSKDGSPDVYVLNLANRGLTRLTSGLSIDTEPTWSPDGSTIVFTSDMGGKPQLYSMPASGGKASRLTFQGDYNARGRFSADGRSLAMVTGNGGSYRIAVMDMASRTVNVLSEGNLDESPSFAPNGSMILFAATRGGKSALSVVSTDGAMQQKLAFESGGVREPAWAP, encoded by the coding sequence ATGCTTCTAATCAAAAGAGTTTTTATCGGCGGCTTCATAGCCTCATTGCTATCGGTGGCCCAGGCAGCCGGTTTGACTATCGAAATCACCAAGGGCTCGCAAACCGCAGTACCTATCGCGATCGTGCCGTTTGCCCAACAAGGCTCTATCGGTAACGTCAAGTTGTCCGATGTGGTCAGTTCCGACTTGGCCGGTAGCGGTTTTTTCAAAACCCTGGCCGAAGACGATATGTTGACCAAACCTAGCGAGCCGGAACGGGTTAATTTCAAGGATTGGCAGGTGTTGGGCCAGGACTACATGACTATCGGCCAAGTCGTCGGTAACGGCAACAGCTTCAATATCCAGTTTTACTTGTTCAACGTGCACAACGGCCAATTGCTGATGGGCTACCGGCTGACTGCCGGCGCCAACGAACTGCGCCGAGCCGCGCACCATATCAGCGATTTGATTTACGAAAAGCTGACCGGCCGCAAAGGTGCTTTCAACACCCGTATCGCTTACGTGACCAGCCTTGCCCGCGGTAACGGCAAACAGTACATGCTGCAAGTCGCCGATGCCGACGGTTATAACCCGCGCACGATAGCGGAATCGCCTGAACCGATCATGGCACCGGCGTGGTCGCCGGACGGCAGCAAAATCGCCTACGTTTCGTTCCACACCAAACGCTCCGAGATTTGGGTACAGACCCTGGCCACCGGTCAGCGCGAGAGCGTTTCCGCCTACCCCGGTATCAACGGCGCGCCGGCGTTTTCACCGGACGGCAGCCGGCTGGCTATTACGTTGTCCAAAGACGGCAGTCCCGACGTTTACGTGCTGAACTTGGCTAACCGGGGCTTGACCCGCTTGACCAGCGGTTTGTCGATCGACACCGAGCCGACTTGGTCGCCGGACGGTTCGACGATCGTGTTTACCTCGGACATGGGCGGCAAGCCGCAACTCTACAGTATGCCGGCCTCCGGCGGCAAAGCCAGCCGCTTGACCTTTCAGGGTGATTACAACGCCAGAGGCCGGTTCTCGGCGGACGGCAGAAGTCTGGCCATGGTCACTGGCAATGGCGGCAGTTACCGGATAGCGGTCATGGATATGGCATCGCGTACCGTAAACGTGCTGAGCGAAGGCAACCTCGACGAATCGCCCAGTTTTGCCCCCAACGGCAGCATGATCCTGTTCGCGGCGACCCGCGGCGGCAAGTCGGCGTTGTCGGTGGTGTCGACCGACGGCGCGATGCAACAAAAATTGGCATTCGAGAGTGGCGGCGTGCGCGAACCGGCTTGGGCGCCTTGA
- a CDS encoding peroxiredoxin family protein — translation MLAIVFWQQTQFEIKAPDSTFITITGEQIELHELRGQPVLLTFWASDCRVCIEEIPDLIALHKQFAGRGLQIIAVAMPYDIPSRVKQLSEMHSLPYAVALDIDGTHAKAYGNVSLTPSSFLLSREGRVVSRVVGRFDFADWRAQIDAL, via the coding sequence ATGTTGGCGATAGTTTTTTGGCAACAAACTCAATTCGAGATAAAAGCCCCCGATTCTACATTTATCACGATAACGGGCGAGCAGATAGAGCTTCACGAATTGCGCGGCCAACCGGTATTGCTTACGTTTTGGGCAAGCGACTGCCGCGTATGTATCGAAGAAATTCCGGATTTAATCGCTTTGCACAAGCAATTCGCCGGCAGAGGTTTGCAAATCATTGCGGTAGCGATGCCTTACGACATTCCCAGCCGAGTCAAACAGCTAAGCGAAATGCACAGTTTGCCGTATGCGGTGGCCTTGGATATTGACGGAACTCATGCGAAAGCCTATGGCAACGTATCCTTGACGCCGAGCAGTTTTTTGCTTAGTCGGGAAGGAAGAGTAGTTTCTCGGGTCGTAGGTCGATTTGATTTCGCAGACTGGCGAGCGCAAATAGACGCGTTGTAG